AATTCAATAGTTTCCGCCATTTCTTGTAAACCGTTTAGTTCGTTTGTAACATTGACCAAACTATTGGTTTGAGTTGTCATTTCTGCTTTTAAGTGGTCTACACCAACTTGCATTCTTTTCGATTGTTCAACAATTTCCCTGAGTGCATCTACAGTTTCATGGACATGGTTTGCTCCAATGTTCACCACAGAATTACTTTTATCAATGAGTCGTTTAATATTTTTAACAGAGGTTTGAGTTTTATCGGCTAGTTTGGATATTTCTTCGGCCACTACAGCAAAACCCATTCCTGCATCCCCTGCTCGAGCGGCTTCGATACTTGCATTTAATGCGAGTAAGTTGGTTCTTTCTGAAATTTCTGTAATTAAATCGACAATTCCTGTGATTTCTTTTGTTACGGAACGAATTTCAGACATAGCCTGATTTGTGTTTTGAACTGAAACGTTCCCAAGATTGGCTAAGTCGGTCGAAGTGACGGATTGGTCTGTTAATTGTGATAATGCTTTCTCAATATTAAAAATAGATGTTTCTATCGTTTTCATTTCTTCCGTAATTTTTATAATGTTTTTTGTTTCATTTGTAATGAATTGAAACATTATTTCGAAAGAAGTTGTAAGTTCCTCCAAAGATGCAGCTGATTCTTCCGAAATAGAGGCTAAAGAAGAAGCATTATCTGAAACAGAAATGGCATCTTGTTTTAACTTATAGGAAACTTTTTCAGAATCACTCACCGATATTTTTAATTGGTTCATGATGTGATTGAGGTTTTTTAAAAAAAGATTAATAGAATTTGTGATTTTCCCAATTTCATTGGAACCAAAGTTCGGAAGAGTTTTAGTGAGGTCCGCCTCTCCACTCGATAATTCATTTACTTTCGAAAGTACTGTTATCAAAGGTTTGTTGATACTTCGAAAGATGAAAACAACAAACAGAGTAGAAATCAGTAATGAACTAAAAACCAAACAAATATTTATGTTTCTTTGGAAAGATAAATATTGGATTCGATCGTTGACAAGTTTCTCAAGAATTGTAATAGAACGATCTTGAATATTACCAGCTAATTGATTCCCTTTTTCTAACAATAAAAAAAGTTCTCCTGAGGATTTTGGTTTGATTTGAGAATGGAGAAAAGTTTTTTTTAATTCCTCTAAATAAACTTCGCAGGATTTTTTTGACTCTTCTATTGCAATTTGTAATTCCTCCACATAAGGAGACTGGTCTTCAATCGATTTAGTATATGATTTTTGAATCTCGGTGCACGTAGATTCAATCGAGTTAATTGAAATTAATGCTCTCGTGTAACTAACGCTAGAATATTGTGTTGTTTTGTTATTTAAATACTCTTCACGGATTACTTCATTCAAAATACCTATATTTTTCAGGATTTCCGGGACTCTGAAGAAGATGATCTCCATCTGATAATAGGAATTCACTTCAGGATCCAAAATGAGATTAGAGAAGTCGCCAACCTTGAGTGCTAGTTCTTGTGTATCGTTTAAAAAATTTTTATAAGTAGATTGGTCAAAAT
This genomic interval from Leptospira perdikensis contains the following:
- a CDS encoding methyl-accepting chemotaxis protein — its product is MSKFLSKFSIQSRLLLLPIPLIVSLFIILLILVQSLNGTIEFAKKEQSGIQTIKPIYLTYREGLKRFKIGEENTKDLLPLLELAKNKIQETELLQLDTKEITVWNQYSRITNFDQSTYKNFLNDTQELALKVGDFSNLILDPEVNSYYQMEIIFFRVPEILKNIGILNEVIREEYLNNKTTQYSSVSYTRALISINSIESTCTEIQKSYTKSIEDQSPYVEELQIAIEESKKSCEVYLEELKKTFLHSQIKPKSSGELFLLLEKGNQLAGNIQDRSITILEKLVNDRIQYLSFQRNINICLVFSSLLISTLFVVFIFRSINKPLITVLSKVNELSSGEADLTKTLPNFGSNEIGKITNSINLFLKNLNHIMNQLKISVSDSEKVSYKLKQDAISVSDNASSLASISEESAASLEELTTSFEIMFQFITNETKNIIKITEEMKTIETSIFNIEKALSQLTDQSVTSTDLANLGNVSVQNTNQAMSEIRSVTKEITGIVDLITEISERTNLLALNASIEAARAGDAGMGFAVVAEEISKLADKTQTSVKNIKRLIDKSNSVVNIGANHVHETVDALREIVEQSKRMQVGVDHLKAEMTTQTNSLVNVTNELNGLQEMAETIEFSSREQKKASEDMVNTINTLSGNAQELANNSEDLNQVSQKIGEIAGTIAMVTNSFHTQ